The proteins below are encoded in one region of Coriobacteriia bacterium:
- the rpsB gene encoding 30S ribosomal protein S2, with translation MSTVTMKNLLEAGVHFGHQTRRWNPKMKPYIFTERSGIYILDLQRTARELEGAFNFTRSLSQRGGNVLFVGTKKQAQEPIQTEAERSGMPYVNNRWLGGMLTNFVTMRGRVSRMVELETMDADGRMATLPKKEQLLLKKELGKLQANLNGVRNMTSLPGAIFVVDTKREDIAIHEAQRLHIPIIGLVDTNADPDDVDYVIPGNDDAIRSVALMCRVISDAVIEGRGGIQNEDVPQVVSAETVVPTVVSAEAPVPVAVEPAAAAPVETVAAAEVCAEPESPAADLEAVADAAAPTPAAEAPAAE, from the coding sequence CGCCGTTGGAACCCGAAGATGAAGCCCTACATCTTCACCGAGCGTTCCGGCATCTACATCCTCGACCTGCAGCGCACCGCTCGCGAGCTCGAGGGCGCCTTCAACTTCACCCGCTCGCTTTCGCAGCGTGGTGGCAACGTGCTGTTCGTCGGCACCAAGAAGCAGGCGCAGGAGCCCATCCAGACCGAGGCCGAGCGCTCCGGAATGCCGTACGTCAACAACCGTTGGCTCGGTGGCATGCTCACCAACTTCGTCACGATGCGCGGACGCGTTTCGCGCATGGTCGAGCTCGAGACCATGGACGCCGACGGCCGAATGGCCACGCTTCCCAAGAAGGAGCAGCTCCTCCTCAAGAAGGAGCTCGGCAAGCTGCAGGCCAACCTCAACGGCGTGCGCAACATGACGTCGCTGCCGGGCGCCATCTTCGTCGTCGACACCAAGCGCGAGGACATCGCGATTCACGAAGCCCAGCGTCTGCACATCCCGATCATCGGCCTGGTCGACACCAACGCCGATCCTGATGACGTCGACTACGTCATCCCGGGCAACGACGACGCGATCCGCTCGGTCGCTCTGATGTGCCGCGTCATCTCTGACGCCGTCATCGAGGGTCGCGGCGGCATCCAGAACGAGGACGTCCCGCAGGTCGTCTCCGCCGAGACCGTTGTGCCGACCGTCGTCTCTGCTGAGGCTCCCGTGCCCGTCGCCGTCGAGCCTGCCGCCGCCGCTCCCGTCGAGACGGTTGCCGCTGCTGAGGTTTGCGCCGAGCCCGAAAGTCCCGCTGCCGACCTCGAGGCCGTAGCTGACGCTGCTGCCCCGACCCCTGCAGCTGAGGCTCCGGCCGCCGAGTAA